From one Henningerozyma blattae CBS 6284 chromosome 1, complete genome genomic stretch:
- the LCB2 gene encoding serine C-palmitoyltransferase LCB2 (similar to Saccharomyces cerevisiae LCB2 (YDR062W); ancestral locus Anc_8.177), with the protein MTYTSSAATTRVKLIPPKELPVLVQKENEYGSLTSKEFLLETKRLKSKSLGPPIMDTPPYYIVLITYLNYLILIILGHIHDFLGLKFQKEKHTDVIEQDGYAPWFSKFESFYVRRLKKRIDDCFARPTTGVPGRFIECIDRISHNMNDFFTYPGSTTMCLNLSSYNYLGFAQSKGQCTDAALDSIDKYGVQSNGPRTLIGTTDLHVEAERLIATFLGKEDAMIFSQGYGTNANFFNAFLDSKCLVISDELNHTSIRTGVRLSGATVRIFKHNDMTALEKLIREQIVLGQPKTSRPWKKIIICVEGLFSMEGTLCNLPALIELKKKYKCYLYVDEAHSIGAMGPTGRGVCDVFGVDPNEIDILMGTFTKSFGAAGGYIACDKWMIDRFRLDLSTCSYGESTPAPVLAQIISSTRTIMGQLHPGEGAERLQRIAFNSRYLRLGLQRLGFIVYGHPDSPVIPMLLYCPSKMPAFSRMMLQRKIAVVVVAYPATPLIESRVRFCMSASLTKEDIDYLLRHVDEVGDKLFLKVSSGKANVEEDGRPPRWSIEEVLEKTPQDCKYDRFFLD; encoded by the coding sequence ATGACTTATACAAGCTCTGCTGCAACTACAAGAGTCAAATTAATACCCCCAAAGGAACTACCAGTACTTGTTCAAAAGGAAAATGAATACGGGTCTTTGACGTCTAAGGAATTTTTATTGGAAACCAAGAGATTAAAGAGCAAATCATTGGGTCCACCAATCATGGATACTCCTCCATATTATATCGTTCTAATTACTTAcctgaattatttgatcttGATTATTCTGGGTCACATACATGATTTCCTTGGATTAAAGTTTCAAAAGGAAAAGCATACTGATGTCATTGAACAAGATGGTTATGCTCCTTGGTTTTCtaaatttgaatctttTTATGTTAGaagattaaagaaaagaatcGATGATTGTTTTGCAAGACCAACCACTGGTGTCCCAGGTAGATTCATTGAGTGTATTGATCGTATTTCTCATAACATGAATGATTTCTTTACATACCCAGGCTCTACTACAATGTGTTTGAATTTATCCtcttataattatttaggTTTTGCTCAAAGTAAAGGACAATGTACTGATGCTGCTTTAGATTCTATCGATAAATATGGTGTTCAAAGTAATGGACCAAGAACTTTGATTGGTACAACTGATTTACATGTAGAAGCGGAACGTTTGATTGCTACATTCTTGGGCAAAGAAGACGCTATGATTTTCTCTCAAGGGTATGGTACTAATgctaatttcttcaatgcCTTTTTAGATTCAAAATGTTTGGTCATTtctgatgaattaaatcataCTTCCATTAGAACTGGGGTCAGATTATCTGGTGCTACTGTGAGAATCTTCAAACATAACGATATGACTGCTTTGGAAAAGTTAATTAGAGAACAAATCGTATTGGGTCAACCAAAGACAAGTCGTCCATggaagaaaattattatttgtgtAGAAGGTTTATTCTCGATGGAAGGTACTCTATGTAATTTACCAGCTTTGATtgaattaaagaagaaatataaatgttATCTATATGTTGATGAAGCTCATTCCATTGGTGCTATGGGTCCAACTGGGCGTGGTGTTTGTGATGTCTTTGGTGTTGATCCAAATGAAATCGATATTTTAATGGGTACTTTTACAAAATCATTCGGTGCTGCAGGTGGTTATATTGCTTGTGATAAATGGATGATTGATAGATTCAGATTGGACTTATCTACTTGTAGTTATGGTGAATCTACCCCTGCTCCCGTCTTGGCTCAAATCATCTCTTCCACAAGAACTATCATGGGTCAGCTTCATCCAGGTGAAGGTGCAGAAAGATTACAAAGAATTGCTTTCAACTCAAGATACTTACGTCTAGGGTTGCAAAGATTGGGTTTCATTGTTTATGGTCATCCAGACTCACCAGTTATCCCAATGTTATTATACTGTCCTTCTAAGATGCCCGCTTTCTCGAGAATGATGttacaaagaaaaattgcCGTTGTTGTCGTTGCATACCCAGCTACTCCTTTGATCGAATCTCGTGTTAGATTCTGTATGTCAGCTTCTTTAACAAAAGAAGATATAGATTATTTGTTACGCCATGTCGATGAAGTTGGGgataaattattcttaAAAGTCAGTTCAGGTAAGGCTAACGTCGAAGAAGATGGTAGACCTCCAAGATGGTCAATTGAAGAAGTCTTAGAAAAGACTCCTCAAGATTGTAAGTATGATCGTTTCTTTCTTGATTAA
- the TBLA0A08720 gene encoding uncharacterized protein (similar to Saccharomyces cerevisiae YDR061W; ancestral locus Anc_8.176): MSSIISIKNALFKPSLAKNIPAVYPKAIGLNIKSNETWACYGSGKTTMLKILSNKFYIPYPMASETFRYGAGIKNVKLFQFNSNIPINECLSTRYEHFKDSYFDQTCKQYISNPTGNNSRLYESIVDAFQIEELLDRWVMGLSNGQMRRARMAKVLLSKPDVLLIDEPFLGLDPATIKKVSKFFQEYSSKNNQLIIGMREQDELPEWISHVIGVEEDKGVIFHGSIQECYKQFHQLRDDMKKNELPTIELFNQEYHKKMQNCQRKEVPIFEMRNMTVSYSDSKVPVFENMNLKIHEGEKWHIQGANGTGKSTLLSLITADHPKSWNSHIWQDGQPRKSGRCNYFDINADIAMSSPELHAIYLQRGKEYSIEETLSSGLHDNSSNNFAPMWNKLDKLQQERITKIISELRLLSSTTKFGMLSTSEQKVILLARALLKNPRILILDEALSGMHSVHRDWALRQLAAWPGTMLAVAHCPEETPSCTHQIDLGIAKSN; this comes from the coding sequence ATGTCAAGCATCATATCCATTAAGAATGCTCTCTTTAAGCCTTCCTTAGCAAAGAACATCCCTGCTGTATACCCTAAGGCGATTGGTCTAAATATCAAATCTAATGAAACTTGGGCATGTTATGGATCGGGTAAGACCACCATGTTGAAAATTCTTTCCaacaaattttatatacCTTATCCTATGGCTAGTGAGACTTTCAGATATGGTGCAGGGataaaaaatgtaaaattatttcaattcaacAGTAATATTCCAATCAATGAATGCCTTTCTACTAGGTATGAACATTTCAAAGATTCATATTTCGATCAAACATGTAAGcaatatatatctaatcCCACAGGTAATAATTCACGATTATATGAATCTATTGTAGATGCTTTccaaattgaagaattattagatagaTGGGTGATGGGGTTGAGTAATGGCCAAATGAGACGTGCTCGTATGGCCAAAGTATTATTGAGCAAGCCAGATGTGTTATTGATAGATGAACCCTTTTTAGGATTAGATCCAGCCACAATTAAGAAAGTTTCCAAGTTTTTCCAAGAATATagttctaaaaataatcaattaattattggTATGAGAGAACAAGACGAATTACCGGAATGGATTAGCCATGTTATTGGAGTAGAAGAAGATAAAGGTGTAATTTTCCACGGGAGTATTCAAGAATGTTATAAGCAATTCCATCAATTAAGAGATGAtatgaagaaaaatgaattgccaactattgaattattcaatCAAGAATATCATAAGAAGATGCAAAATTGTCAAAGAAAAGAGGttccaatttttgaaatgaGAAACATGACAGTTTCTTATAGTGATAGCAAAGTGCCTGTATTTGAGAATATGAACTTGAAGATACATGAAGGAGAGAAATGGCATATCCAGGGAGCCAATGGGACCGGTAAATCGACATTGCTCTCATTAATCACAGCAGACCATCCAAAATCATGGAATTCGCATATTTGGCAAGACGGTCAACCAAGGAAAAGTGGTCGCTgcaattattttgatatcaATGCTGATATCGCAATGTCATCTCCAGAGCTTCATGCCatttatttacaaagaGGTAAGGAATATTCTATAGAAGAGACATTGTCTAGTGGGTTGCATGACAATTcttccaataattttgCTCCTATGTGGAATAAACTGGATAAATTACAACAAGAAAGGATTACTAAGATCATTTCTGAGTTGCGCTTACTATCATCTACAACTAAGTTTGGTATGCTATCTACTAGTGAACAAAAAGTAATTCTTTTAGCGCGTGCTCTTCTCAAGAATCCTCGTATTCTTATCCTAGATGAAGCCCTCTCAGGGATGCATTCAGTTCATCGTGACTGGGCATTACGCCAGTTAGCAGCATGGCCCGGCACAATGTTAGCTGTGGCCCATTGTCCCGAAGAAACTCCCTCTTGTACCCACCAAATAGACCTCGGCATAGCTAAATCTAACTAG
- the RRN10 gene encoding Rrn10p (similar to Saccharomyces cerevisiae RRN10 (YBL025W); ancestral locus Anc_8.172), with protein MAEDTIYDACSGNIKHKHHSKKDLPASADEILAFKLNHEIPIPYKSREELDEIASIDATENIYRGSLIPQVDLKVLHYYASQLCLLKYPELSNRMDETALITLGLLVEQWVEDYLTTEASSIIEKQVESEEEEKDTDNNGVNLETKIRTGPSRTISKGTDIKDESVDI; from the coding sequence ATGGCAGAGGACACAATATATGATGCTTGCAGTGGGAACATTAAACACAAACATCattcaaaaaaagatcTTCCAGCAAGTGCGGACGAAATATTAGCATTCAAATTGAATCATGAAATTCCTATCCCTTACAAAAGTAGAGAGGAATTGGATGAAATCGCTTCAATAGATGCaacagaaaatatttacagAGGTTCCTTAATTCCACAAGTTGATTTGAAAGTATTACATTATTATGCATCTCAGTTatgtttattaaaatatccgGAGTTATCAAACAGAATGGACGAAACTGCTTTGATAACACTAGGCTTACTTGTTGAACAATGGGTAGAAGATTATTTGACTACAGAAGCTTCATCAATTATCGAGAAACAGGTAGAATCTGAGGAAGAAGAGAAAGATACAGATAATAATGGCGTTAATCTTGAAACGAAAATCCGTACAGGCCCATCTAgaacaatttcaaaaggTACTGATATCAAAGATGAATCAGTTGATATATAA
- the NCL1 gene encoding tRNA (cytosine-C5-)-methyltransferase (similar to Saccharomyces cerevisiae NCL1 (YBL024W); ancestral locus Anc_8.171) — protein sequence MGRRRNNNGGKKKIFGTRDDSRSQNNWSELVRENAKWETYYKKLALFPEDQWDEFKKSCQTPLPLTFRVTGSRKHAQEVLSLFEKNHLPNLTDVVYEGEKIKNPIQLPWYPNHFAWQLDVPKTVIRKQEQFAKMQRFLVVENAVGNISRQEAVSMIPPLVLEVKPHHTVLDMCAAPGSKTAQMIEALHMENAEPTGFVVANDSDYRRSHMLVHQLKRLNSANMMVVNHDAQFFPRIKLSVGDNKAKDALKFDRILCDVPCSGDGTMRKNVNVWKDWNTQAGLGLHTIQYNILNRGLHLLKTGGRLVYSTCSLNPIENEAVVARALRTWGSKIKIINCDDKLPGLIRSNGVTQWPVFDRNMESKNKGDEGTLESWFPPTDEEVTAFNLQNCMRVYPHQQNTGGFFITVIEKVEENLESGEPQPKKAKIASSSSESNSDATPAPKPTSVEPKKEKLPRDANEEPFVFIDPHHKALQNVWSFYGIDDKFDKEACLVRNATGEPTRVVYTVAPALKEIIKANEDRLKIVYSGVRLFVAQRSDIECSWRIQSEALPIMKHHMKSERIVEGSLELLKVLLTESFPSFELLEKTSGDLEYITKMKKLSAGCAFVEVKREDSDKESLFLPIWNGTKCVNLMVSKEDGHELLYRVYGIETSSKDNSKVQKKQESTKPEASETPITTDSAADEPAT from the coding sequence atgggtagaagaagaaataataatggtggAAAGAAGAAAATCTTCGGCACTCGTGATGATTCAAGATCTCAAAACAATTGGTCTGAATTAGTAAGAGAAAATGCTAAATGGGAAACTTATTATAAGAAATTAGCTTTATTCCCCGAAGATCAATGGGATGAATTTAAGAAATCTTGTCAAACTCCTTTACCTCTAACTTTTAGAGTGACTGGTTCAAGAAAACATGCCCAGGAAGTCTTAAGcctatttgaaaaaaatcatttacCAAACTTAACTGATGTTGTTTACGAAGGtgaaaagattaaaaatcCAATCCAATTGCCATGGTATCCAAATCACTTTGCTTGGCAATTAGATGTTCCAAAAACTGTGATTAGAAAACAAGAACAGTTCGCCAAAATGCAAAGATTTCTAGTCGTTGAAAATGCTGTTGGTAATATTTCAAGGCAAGAAGCAGTATCCATGATTCCGCCTTTAGTTCTTGAAGTTAAACCACATCATACTGTTCTTGATATGTGTGCTGCTCCAGGTTCTAAAACTGCCCAAATGATCGAAGCTTTACATATGGAAAATGCTGAGCCAACTGGGTTCGTTGTTGCTAATGATTCAGATTACAGGAGATCTCATATGTTGGttcatcaattgaaaagattGAATAGTGCTAATATGATGGTTGTTAACCACGATGCTCAATTCTTCCCTCgtattaaattatcagTAGGAGATAATAAGGCAAAAGATGCATTAAAGTTTGATAGAATTTTATGTGATGTTCCATGCTCAGGTGATGGTACCATGAGAAAAAATGTCAATGTTTGGAAAGATTGGAATACACAAGCCGGTTTAGGCCTACATACCATTCaatacaatattttaaatagaGGTTTACACCTGTTAAAGACTGGTGGTAGATTAGTATATTCTACTTGTTCCTTAAAcccaattgaaaatgaagcTGTTGTTGCAAGGGCTTTAAGAACTTGGGGTTCTaagattaaaattatcaattgtgATGACAAATTACCAGGCTTGATAAGATCTAATGGTGTCACCCAATGGCCTGTTTTTGATAGAAACATGGAATCTAAGAATAAAGGCGATGAAGGCACTCTTGAAAGTTGGTTCCCACCAACTGATGAAGAAGTTACTGCTTTCAACTTACAAAATTGTATGAGAGTGTATCCACATCAACAAAATACTGGTGGGTTTTTCATTACAGTTATAGAGAAGGTTGAAGAAAATCTTGAATCTGGCGAACCTCAGCCTAAAAAAGCTAAAATAGCGTCCAGTTCCTCTGAATCTAACTCAGATGCTACTCCAGCACCAAAGCCAACATCCGTTGaaccaaaaaaagaaaaattaccTCGTGATGCTAATGAAGAACCATTCGTTTTCATCGATCCACATCACAAAGCCCTACAAAATGTTTGGTCTTTCTATGGtattgatgataaatttgataaagaaGCCTGCTTAGTTCGTAATGCTACTGGGGAGCCTACTAGAGTTGTTTATACTGTTGCCCCAGCTCTAAAGGAAATTATCAAAGCAAATGAAGATAGATTAAAGATTGTATATTCTGGTGTTAGGCTATTTGTCGCTCAAAGAAGTGATATTGAATGTTCTTGGAGAATCCAAAGTGAAGCTTTACCAATAATGAAACACCACATGAAATCAGAAAGAATTGTTGAAGGTTCTCTGGAGTTATTGaaagtattattaacaGAATCTTTCCCAAGCTTTGAACTACTTGAAAAAACTAGCGGTGACTTAGAATACATTACTAAGATGAAAAAGCTAAGTGCCGGTTGTGCTTTTGTTGAAGTTAAGCGTGAAGATTCTGATAAAGAATCATTGTTTTTACCAATCTGGAATGGAACTAAATGTGTCAACTTAATGGTTTCTAAGGAAGATGGTcatgaattattatatagaGTGTACGGCATTGAAACATCTTCTAAAGATAACTCTAAGGTTCAAAAGAAACAGGAATCTACCAAACCAGAAGCTTCAGAAACCCCAATAACTACTGATTCTGCTGCAGATGAGCCAGCTACCTAA
- the TBLA0A08750 gene encoding uncharacterized protein (ancestral locus Anc_8.169) produces the protein MGNLEEADLTAPEFIEYQKELEEEARALMPWNPTKCTYELGPIRQQLYACRDHGNIALCYSCAIICHTTCDIVELFTKRNYSCDCGTERDSKEAEKGQDSKISTKYYCQLRKNTVLDIPGSQNTYGHNFQGLFCGCSKEYNPNSDAVMLQCVAGLNCNEDWYHDYCILGKDEVSASIERSMPKEEDVETDNIIEKVIDGFPKLDSFNAFICTKCTNKYDYYFEKLLSHELSETIFAKKLFKINNTTTSRKNEDATGQKRKTDVSKASEYSLFLKENYSDGFNKIKESLLKNNDDEKLLSFLQHTIPHLIEDTPVYEPIDEEEPKSSIHDLAMGLLNESVDRQKALSAIVAYHTLKDRLGGFFQRFADNNEVVKGEDIKNFFAKEE, from the coding sequence atggGTAACTTAGAGGAAGCTGATTTAACGGCTCcagaatttattgaatatcAAAAGGAATTGGAGGAAGAGGCTAGGGCACTTATGCCCTGGAATCCTACAAAATGCACATATGAACTAGGACCAATAAGGCAACAGCTGTATGCTTGCAGAGATCATGGTAACATTGCTTTGTGCTATTCATGTGCTATTATTTGCCACACTACTTGTGATATAGTAGAACTATTCACGAAGAGAAATTATAGTTGTGATTGTGGTACTGAAAGAGATAGCAAAGAGGCTGAAAAAGGCCAAGATAGCAAAATATCCACCAAATATTATTGCCAATTACGGAAAAATACTGTTCTGGATATTCCAGGTAGTCAGAATACATATGGTCACAATTTTCAAGGTTTATTTTGTGGCTGTTCTAAGGAGTATAACCCCAATTCAGATGCCGTGATGCTACAATGTGTAGCAGGCTTAAACTGTAATGAAGATTGGTATCATGATTACTGTATACTGGGAAAAGATGAAGTTTCAGCCTCTATAGAGCGTTCTATGCcgaaagaagaagatgtcGAGactgataatattatagaGAAAGTGATTGACGGTTTTCCTAAGCTGGATTCATTCAACGCTTTTATCTGCACCAAATGTACAAATAAATACGATTactattttgaaaaactaTTGTCACATGAGCTTTCAGAGACTATCTTTGCGAAGAAACTATTtaagattaataatacaactACAAGTagaaaaaatgaagatgcAACTGgacaaaaaagaaagacaGATGTATCTAAAGCATCCGAGTACTCTTTGTttctaaaagaaaattactCTGATGgattcaataaaataaaagaatctttactaaaaaataatgatgatgagaaattattatcctTTTTACAGCATACTATTCCACATCTTATTGAGGATACTCCAGTATATGAGCCCATTGACGAGGAAGAACCCAAATCAAGCATACATGATTTGGCTATGGGATTATTAAACGAATCAGTAGATAGACAGAAGGCTCTTAGTGCTATTGTTGCATATCATACATTAAAAGATAGATTGGGTggtttttttcaaagatttgctgataataatgaagtaGTAAAGGgtgaagatattaaaaacttTTTTGCAAAAGAAGAATGA
- the PIM1 gene encoding ATP-dependent Lon protease PIM1 (similar to Saccharomyces cerevisiae PIM1 (YBL022C); ancestral locus Anc_8.168), producing the protein MFKTSNLQKLQRYKSLIKYSRTTRPAVSYVPLCSLNPSIPLHIGKIRSASTAATSCNYQTLKEEYPIYNNYQDDKHWFSYQRQQNDSDLQNKLKHLEKLWLNNLINTSKNTAKLGINDRNILTEQKYDNSKDNQNKENIEKNSDEDKNNEIEKNINDNVPEKNKTNNNNESTSEGNSKSSSNSGNHNNGSSSDNGSPYDNNSNSPVFNNNPKLYPQMLALPISRRPLFPGFYKAVVITDERVMNVIKEMLKRQQPYIGAFMLKDSELDVDVIKNIEDVYETGVFAQVTSAFPSKDEKTGKETLTALLYPHRRIKISELIPPKEEPEKSTEVVSTTSNDPLADLLPIEMQPLNNSLHNISTAANLNKDTNKTNMNNDLEVATKQDFLHFVEQQELVDEDNENVSQQKDGASTSSQEGPTDFLNNYNVSIVNVVNLEDEPFDRKSPVINALTSEILKVFKEISQLNTMFREQIATFSASIQSATTNIFEEPARLADFAAAVSAGEEIELQEVLESLNIEQRLERSLLVLKRELMNAELQNKISKDVETKIQKRQREYYLMEQLKGIKRELGIDDGRDKLIDSFKKRVEKLVLPEQVQKIFDEELTKLSTLETSMSEFGVIRNYLDWITSLPWGINSVEQYSISKARKILDEDHYGLKDVKDRILEFIAVGKLLGKVDGKILCFVGPPGVGKTSIGKSIARSLSREFYRFSVGGLTDVAEIKGHRRTYIGALPGRIIQAMKKCQTQNPLILIDEIDKIGHAGIHGDPSAALLEVLDPEQNNSFLDNYLDIPMDLSKVLFVCTANTLDTIPRPLLDRMEVIELTGYVAEEKVKIVQQYLSPNSKKSAGLEKSNVNITEDAIISLLKHYCRESGVRNLKKHIDKIYRKASLNVVKQLSIEDEDSLKSEENKDKEVSTKLEEKELNENKTGELKREKSKAKEVQPMKIPDTIKLEINSENLKDYVGPVVYTTDRLYETTPPGVVMGLAWTNMGGCSLYVESVLEQPLKTSHSPHLQRTGNLGDVMKESSTLAYSFAKMYVAKKFPENRFFEKAAIHLHCPEGAIPKDGPSAGVTMASSFLSLALDYSISPTVAMTGELTLTGKVLRIGGLREKTVAAKRSGAKTIIFPKDNLSDWSELPDNVREGLEPVPADWYDDIFDKIFENISIEQGNTTWKKDFEEIEKEKLIENSKEKSN; encoded by the coding sequence ATGTTCAAAACTTCGaatcttcaaaaattacaaagatATAAGTCGCTCATTAAATATTCGAGAACTACAAGGCCTGCTGTCTCCTATGTGCCATTATGCTCACTAAACCCGAGCATACCGCTTCATATCGGTAAGATAAGGTCTGCTAGTACTGCAGCTACAAGTTGTAATTATCAAactttaaaagaagaatatcCCATTTACAACAACTATCAAGACGATAAACACTGGTTTTCTTATCAGAGGCAACAGAATGATTCTGATctacaaaataaattaaaacatttaGAAAAACTATGGCTaaacaatttaattaatacaaGTAAGAATACAGCTAAACTTGGTATTAATGATCGTAATATTTTGACTGaacaaaaatatgataattcaaaagataACCAGAATAAAGAGAATATAGAGAAGAATTCTGATGAGGATAAGAATAATgagattgaaaaaaatatcaacgATAATGTCCCAGAAAAGaacaaaacaaataacaataacgAATCTACCTCAGAGGGTAATTCGAAATCGAGTAGCAATTCAGGCAATCATAACAATGGTTCTTCGAGTGATAACGGTTCACcatatgataataattctaacaGTCCagtctttaataataacccAAAGCTGTATCCACAAATGCTTGCTCTACCAATTTCAAGGAGGCCCCTTTTCCCAGGTTTCTATAAAGCAGTTGTAATTACGGATGAAAGAGTAATGAATGTCATTAAAGAAATGCTGAAACGTCAACAGCCTTATATCGGAGCTTTCATGCTAAAAGACTCAGAATTGGATGTTGatgttattaaaaatattgaagatgTTTATGAAACCGGGGTATTTGCACAAGTTACGAGTGCATTCCCAagtaaagatgaaaaaacTGGTAAAGAAACATTAACTGCTCTACTATATCCACatagaagaattaaaatcagTGAATTAATACCTCCAAAAGAAGAACCCGAAAAGTCTACAGAGGTGGTGAGTACAACTTCTAATGACCCATTGGCTGATCTTTTGCCAATTGAAATGCAACCACTCAATAATTCCTTGCATAATATTTCCACAGCTGCAAACttaaataaagatacaAATAAGACCAATATGAATAATGACCTAGAGGTAGCTACGAAACAagattttcttcattttgtTGAACAGCAAGAACTGGTTGATGAAGACAATGAAAATGTCTCTCAACAAAAAGATGGAGCAAGCACTTCATCTCAAGAAGGCCCTACAGACTTTTTAAATAACTATAACGTATCAATTGTCAATGTGGTTAATTTAGAGGATGAGCCATTCGATAGGAAATCTCCTGTGATTAATGCACTAACAtctgaaatattaaaagtatttaaagaaatctCTCAACTTAACACAATGTTTCGTGAACAAATTGCAACATTCTCTGCTTCAATTCAATCTGCGacaacaaatatttttgaagaaCCTGCTAGGTTAGCAGATTTTGCTGCTGCTGTATCTGCTGGTGAAGAAATTGAGTTACAGGAAGTTTTAGAATCCCTTAATATCGAGCAACGTCTTGAAAGATCACTTTTGGTATTAAAAAGGGAATTAATGAACGCAGAattacaaaacaaaatttcGAAAGATGTTGAAActaaaattcaaaaaagaCAAAGAGAATACTATTTAATGGAACAGTTAAAAGGAATCAAGAGGGAATTAGGTATTGATGATGGTCGTGATAAACTAATCGATTCATTCAAAAAAAGAGTTGAGAAACTCGTTTTACCAGAGCAAGTTCAAAAGATTTTTGATGAAGAGTTAACAAAACTCTCAACCTTAGAAACATCTATGTCTGAATTTGGTGTAATAAGAAACTATTTAGATTGGATTACTTCACTACCATGGGGTATCAACTCTGTTGAACAATATTCCATTTCCAAAGCTAGAAAAATCTTAGACGAAGACCATTATGGTCTAAAAGATGTTAAAGATCGTATCCTTGAATTCATTGCCGTGGGGAAGTTACTTGGAAAAGTGGATGGTAAAATTCTTTGTTTTGTTGGCCCACCGGGTGTTGGTAAAACTTCTATCGGTAAATCCATCGCTCGCTCCTTAAGTAGAGAGTTCTATAGATTTTCAGTAGGTGGTCTTACTGATGTTGCTGAAATCAAAGGACATAGAAGAACATATATCGGTGCTTTGCCTGGTAGAATAATTCAAGCTATGAAAAAATGCCAGACACAGAAtccattaattttaattgatgaaattgaCAAGATAGGACATGCTGGAATTCATGGTGATCCATCTGCTGCACTATTAGAAGTATTAGATCCTGAACAAAACAATAGTTTCTTAgataattatttagatattCCAATGGATTTATCTAAggtattatttgtttgcACAGCAAATACATTGGATACAATTCCAAGGCCATTACTTGATCGTATGGAAGTTATTGAGTTGACTGGGTATGTTGCAGAagaaaaagttaaaattgTACAGCAATATTTATCACCAAATTCTAAAAAGTCAGCTGGTTTAGAAAAATCCAATGTAAATATAACAGAGGATGCAATTATTTCACTTTTGAAACATTATTGTAGGGAAAGTGGTGTAagaaatttgaagaaacaTATTGACAAGATTTATCGTAAAGCCTCTTTAAATGTTGTTAAACAATTGAGCATTGAGGACGAGGATAGTTTAAAATCTGAAGAGAATAAAGACAAAGAAGTATCAACTAAACTGGAAGAAAAAGAACTTAATGAAAACAAAACCGGAGAATTAAAGAGGGAAAAATCAAAAGCAAAAGAAGTTCAACCCATGAAAATTCCTGATActattaaattagaaatcaattctgaaaatttaaaagattatgTTGGCCCTGTGGTTTATACCACAGATAGATTGTATGAAACTACGCCACCTGGTGTTGTTATGGGTTTAGCGTGGACAAATATGGGAGGTTGCTCGCTATATGTTGAATCTGTTTTGGAACAGCCATTAAAGACTTCCCATAGTCCACATTTGCAAAGAACAGGTAATTTGGGTGATGTAATGAAAGAGTCATCTACTTTAGCATATTCTTTTGCTAAGATGTATGTGGCTAAAAAGTTCCCAGAGAATAGATTCTTTGAGAAGGCTGCAATTCATTTACATTGCCCAGAAGGTGCTATCCCAAAAGATGGGCCATCAGCAGGTGTTACTATGGCATCCTCTTTCCTATCTCTAGCTTTAGATTATTCAATCAGTCCAACAGTCGCGATGACGGGTGAACTGACGCTAACAGGTAAAGTATTGCGTATTGGCGGTTTGAGAGAGAAAACAGTAGCAGCAAAAAGATCTGGTGCaaaaactattattttccCAAAGGATAATTTGAGTGACTGGAGTGAACTTCCTGATAATGTAAGAGAAGGGTTAGAACCTGTACCCGCTGACTGGTATGATGACATTTTTGACAagatttttgaaaatatttctatagAACAAGGCAATACAACATGGAAGAAAGACTtcgaagaaattgaaaaggAAAAGTTGATAGAGAATTCTAAGGAGAAAAGCAACTAA